Within the Scomber scombrus chromosome 4, fScoSco1.1, whole genome shotgun sequence genome, the region attccaaacacacacagatagcaGCTTTTACATTCAGGTTGGAACATTTCAATCTTTAAGCCACTTGTTATCTGTGATGGTTGAACTGATTATTCATGGACGGGTTTGATGCAGTAAGCAGTTTTCAGAAttcctttcattcattttcttcttgAAGCAACGgctgaggaagagagagagagtagataAGGATTATTTAAAGGGGTTATTATGAGactctttaattaaaataaatcctcTAATCTTCTTTAATTACATATCAGCTGCACTGATATCCTTACCGAGTAAGACATATCTTCAGGCCGTGAGTCCGGTCTCTGCCATTTAGAGTTGGACAGAATCTTCAGGACTATCAAGCCAAAGGCGACAATCAGAACTCCTAATGTATTTGCTAACAAAGCCTCAGGTGGAAGTTTAGAGTATGGCTGAGTTCCACTGCTgtctcctttcctatggaaaaaaaagaaggtttagGTTTTAAAGAGGAattatgcttttttaaattattttaaattcataaaaGTGACACAGATGGTACTCACAGAACAAAGAAGAGTTTCTCATTGATGCCAGAGATGCAGGCGGCAATGCTGAGCCACAGTATGCTGCCTCCCATCCACACATGGATAGGTTTCAGGAGCTTACGCAGCGATATTGGGGAGCAGGGAAGGAGGAAGCCAGCCATACCTACCGCCCACTGGTTGGACAAATGCATTGACATCCACAGATAGTGAACACAGAGACCTCAGAATAAATgccatgaagaaaaaaaaatgtaattcccACCTGCACTGACTAAATAACTTGTACCTGCATGGCGAAGAGAGCTACAGCAGCGATTCCGATCCAGCTGTGTAAGGAGTAGAGGTTGGGAATGTTTTTGGCGTTGTGGAAGTCGAACACAGCGCAGAGTCCCACCACTGACAGTATGAGAGAGAGCAGCATCAGAGCAGCATGCAGCAGCTTCCAGGGAAGTTTATTGTTACCCCAGGTCAGGGGGATGCGGTACACCACAGCTCCTGCAGGGAGAGACACATCACACAAAAAATGCTCATTTATTAACATATGATGAATGGTTATGGTTAATTGTGTATTTACAGATCACACCTGCTATTGCCCCAAGCATTAAAGCAACAATTTAAAAGACCTACCTTTTTAATCTGGCTTTAAAttgaactttattttattttttcatttgccttttattctatgtttttgCCTGTTTTACCACTTGGCCTAATGTTTTtagtctattttttttaattttctgattgtttcccACCTTTTATGCATgcttttacttcatcacatttcctctttagttgtttatctttgttttccatTCAGTACCCAACCtcacatttttggttttacacactttattttatggCGACTGATGattttatcattcatttattttattttatttgggtattctgaatttttacatttttatcctacttctagtgtttcctcactgcagatTCATGAGGATTATGACAGTGTTTCCTCAGTTCCTGCTTTCATTGAGTCATTATTTAGTCATCAATTATGTTTCTTCACTTcctcattcattattttttttacttactaTGAATGAAACATGCATACAAATCTGTTTGATGGACTGAATGTAATCTTTGCTAGTGGTATTATCAGTGTAATGACAAATGCTACAACATAATGTACTAGTAGTACATGTAAAGAAGAGCAGCTACGTCACTGGTCCACTGAGCAGTAGAGTACAGGGGCTGCTTAATTAGCCAGGATTCATAATAGAAGCAAGAGAAAAgtctaaaaatgaaacatacatGTTCCTAATCCCTAATCTGTAAATCATCTCAGGTTAATTTTGTGACCCCTTGTGGGGGTCCTGAGTCCAATAAAGTCTAACTGACTTCATGGAAAACCTCCAAAAACTCTCATTATGAAATATCATACAAGTGATCAGTATGTTAAATTAGTTCAAAGCATGTTAAAATGGTTTCATAAGCTCACATATAATTATAATGTAAGTCTATGAGAATCCCTGTGCTTTTTAAATATTgccaacatttcattttatgtcatGTTGTGTGAGCAGTACATTTTAGACTAAGACGTTTGATGACCTCTGcctacattaaattaaattcacatACTTATTAACTTTTTACACCGTGTATGTCATGAGGTCGGTGTCACAGTCACATGATATACTGCTTCACACAAATGAGGCTAAGCATTAAGCTCCTACATCTATGACAAAGTATTACTGGTGGAATTTAAGGGAAGGGTTTAGTTCCTACTGTGTATTAAATGACAGTGTTCAAATGAATGCCTCCAAACACAGATGACTTTCATTACTACAATATAATGTCCAGTAAATGATATGCTATAGTGTAGGGATATTAATGTTGCTTCTTCATATGATcgcatttcatattttaaatccaaaaaaaatctgtgactACAATCACTGAGGTGTGGCACTTAAAGCAAAACAGTCACTCTGGACTTTACCTCACATTTATTCTATTACAATGATGCATCTAATTATACAGTAGGTCTCTACAAAACCCTCGGTATATAATTACCTTAATACAGTGTGACTCTCAGACAGAAGAACAGAAGTGAGAAACGGAAATGAAACTCTGCGGGAtccaaatttaaaaagaaatgctcACCGATGCCGTACAGCACCACCAGACCCGTCACCATAAGGACCGGGTGCCAGTTGAACTGCAGGGCCGAGCCGTCCCACGCGAAGCCGTTACGCCACTGGCTGTtccacaaacacacgcacaccacACAGGCCAGGCCCAGGCCCAGGCACAGCAGGTAGCACAAGTAGAAGCTCACGACGGACCTCATCCTGGAGAGACCTGCAGGCTAAGTCaataaaaagagaacaaaatgagagagaaacaagGTGAGAGGGCAGGGGATTGGTTAGATAGAGATGGTGTCATGCTGCTGGCAGATTCCTCATTCAATGACTTGAGTTAGTCAGTGACCGGTAAGCACTTATTTGAGCATTTgcagtgtgtaaatgtaaaatgtaggGTAAATGTCAAGATTTATAGCCCTTTAAAAGCTCACCAAGTCAATGTTTGCTGTGTAATGAACCTTCTTGCTCACTCTGTGTAAACAGTGATATATAAGAGCAGCTGCCAACTAcataaaattaaactaaattaaatgaatactacaatacatttaaaaaaagaatattcaAGCTTAAATTCCATTTAAAAAATCCCAACAAATGCTTTTAATCTTTACCTTCTACTTTACCTTTACTTCAGCATCATTGCTATAAGCTGGATATTAGATTAAACATGTGTTGTGGTGTGGTGTTGCGTGCCTTACCTCGTCCGCAGCTTCTCTAACACTGACAACACTTCCTGCTCTACACAACTTAACCCTGCATCGTGCAGGTGTTATCCATCGCCTGAACTCACAATCAACCCTCAGTCAATCTCTGTCTGCTACTCACTGTGTTGTTTGCTCTCACTTcgtctttcttttgttctgccCGAGTCTCACTTCCACATTCGGCTGTGTTGAGGTGACCGAGGGGGAAGCAGTCAGAGGTGGAGGAACAGCTGGGTGATGAAGGGCCAATAACAGGCTGCATCTGCTGCCTATAGATAAGATAGAAAGTGAGAGAGGGACatatagggtggattagggtaatgtgggaaaCTTTTTacaattctgacttgttcaccatatttacatatgaatagacattatatcaacattttatatcattatgaaatccctgagatgtttgcTTATTTAATCAGAAGAcagtttttagatattgtactgaaaaggaaaatggcacatatattaATGTCCCTTGtgtcaaatcatttcagaatttGTAGATTTTGAAATCTGAAACACTATTTTTCaggcttagaaatactttgatttatacaaagcagcCTTATCTGCTAAAGCTTTCTGATTCTGAACtctctgcttgttttgttttttttgctttctcatcagaaaggttaaaaaaactaGCAGCCTGTATGttgttcacatgtgtaatgttaCACAATATAACTTACAGTACAcatatactagttagctttaCAATAACTCAATAGAAAAGTGATAAATGCATTGGAgcttagttgtcccacattattTTAATCCACCCTAAGTGCATTTTTTGGTTGCTGTTGAGTAATTTTGGGCATCCAGCATCATTATCTTCTTCTGTCAAGCAAGCATAACAAACATATTaactttataaaaataaaagtggagCTAGAACTCACTTTTTGTTTGTCCAACATGTGATTAAATAAGCAAATTAATGCTACAGGAAGAAGGTAGTTGCTTTGTGGTAGTGTAATTCATTTATCACAAAATAAAGGTGACGCATTCAGTATAACGCGACGTAAATTTACTTAATTAGCTATTTCAACTTCTATAACTACTtagtcatttacatttaaacaatgttTAAAGTGTGCCGAATTAAAGAGTGTCATTCCTAGTTTCCTTAAAAGTCTTCATTCATGTTGCAGAATGTGCGTATCTTCTCTCGAATTGAGGAAACTTTAAATGAGCGTTTTTTTCGAACGAAGTCTTGTCAAACTTTTGACCTTAGTTACGTATTTCTGCTAACGTATAATAAAACCCGATATTCTACGTGTTCGATAAGGTCGTGCagttcatttacaaacattaaacatatataaagaCGACTAACACAATGTAGGGAAGAAACGCCGCGTTTAAAGTCACAGGTAAAATACCCAAATATCAGGAAGCAATATTTACCCATCTCATTTCCTTATTGAGAGCGCGTGgctttatgggaaatgtagttttcCTGGTTACTGGTTTCTCCCGTGCATAATTAACACCATATATGCATCATTCTATTATTCTACATTTGTACAATTGTATTATTCAAGATAATGAGCTTTATAATTTGATGCTATACCTCTAAGTTCTTCTAAAGCGATTTTCTTTAGCTCTGAACAGTCTAAATGATAAAAACCAGAtgataaaactttattgatcaACGTGGAGAAATATGCAGCACTCAAAACTAAAGCTCGgcaaggaaaataaaaacagaatgtaaGCACACAGATGcaatattaaaacaaacaataaaacaagggaaataatgaaataatacaacaatacagCTATAAACTGGTTATGTGGCCGATAAACAAGCCTCAGGTTGTATAAACACATGAATACTGATGGAATGACTCAGAATACTTGCTTTGCCTGGCTGGCTGTGTGGTAGATCAGACTGTATGCTATGTGCTGTATGTGCTGTATATTATGTGTAATGCTGCAGGATAGCTGACCTGCACAGATCTGTAGTCTTTCAGCCCCACCTGGAGGCAGTGTTAGTCAGTATCTCATTTGCACTACTCTGTATTAAACAGTCTGTCTCATGCCTGTGATGTGAATTACCTTTTATATTGCTCTCAGAGCTTTCTACAAAGTGTCAAAGCTATAAACTTATGCTGAAGTGTGTTTAGTCATAAATGACagctttttgaaaaataaattctAGGGTGTTACAATCACATTGTTTTTGGTGGATTACTTTTAAGAGGTCAAGAGTGGTACTGCAGCCTCGGTataaaggtgaaaaaaatactcaattgtTGTTCAGTGGATTCATAAAATAATTTTAGGAGGAAAAAATATCTCTTGGTAGTTTTTTAGGCACAAAGTTGgcactgaaaatgtaatataatgcaaaaaaaattaaaaaatgtgatggaACATGTGACTGCCCTCCTACAGCTAAAAATACCTATATTCATAAGGAGATGGACACCTGTTATTCTCTACCATGGTTAAGACTTTCATTCTTTATGTGATGTTTGGATTTACGGTGTCTATTGGAACCCTATgcagtgttattttatttgtatgtagcTTACATATGTGTGGAATGAAGCCCAACCTCAAGGTTTTGTTCTGTACAGCTAAAATTGCCTTTTAATGTTTATGAATGGCAATAgagttaaaagaagaaaaaaaagaaagaaacatctaACATTAAAGCCCCCTATCATTTCAGTGTGTATTATGTTTAGTTGTGCCAAACAAATTTGCAATCAGTCACAAAACTAATTGCCACCTGTGGTCTTTGGGCACCCTGAGGGTCTCGGGCTGTTGGGGCAGTCGTCTGCTTTTCACAGTTCATAATCCAGCTTTAAATCTAAAAGCTGAATTATTCACTATGATATAATATTTCACCCAACTTCACCTAACTGTTAATATCATTCACTTGGTGTATTTTAGAGGCTGATAATTACACTTTAGTGTGATTATTtggaatattaaaaaacaagcattgTACTTCTATTAAAACTTACCTCTCCCCGATGGGccattgattcattttttaaaagggatTATTTTGGAAAGTGTGcataaaaaaagtgtatttgaacaaatgtaataactaaGCTCATGAGTGCTTGAGAGGTACACTTTGGAGGTTTTAAGTAGCATTGGCTCTGCTcatgaaaaacagcaacaaaaaaagtagGTTTTCAGTGCTTGCATTCATCACCTCTCTTACAGAATATCATGGGAGCACTTCTCACATTATTTCTGTGCCAATGCTGATatcattaatcatctcatttGATGTAtagcaggtgtgtgtgcagggtAGCTTCTGTTGTTCGAGTGTGGACGTTCACTAAGTTCACACTGCTTCACCTTCACACAAAATAATGCACGTACTGTACACCACAGTTCCACCACGTTTGTCCTGCACATATTCTTACCTCACATTCCTCTCTCGTGAACTCTGTGTCATTTTCCTCAGCATGTGCAGATGCAGCAGATGGTGCAAGCTTTCTGACTGCAAAGGAGCGTCTGAAATGCTCGATGATTTTTATCGTTGTCAACCACACTTTAGTTTCAACCACAAACATCAGGTTGAATCATTCATAGTTTGTCGGAGATAATTAGAATAATTCGCAAGAAAAGCCACAGAGGGGTTTATTGTAATCTGTAATCTGCTTCTGAATCACACGCCCTCTGCGATGTTCTCTAAAACAGACAAGAATAAAGCTGTTAGTGGTTGCAAGTCTCCTGCCCTTATATTATCAAAGTCTCTCACATCCTCTGACAGACTGCTTGAAAGGCTGTTTTCAAATGCTTCTCCCAGTCCACCCCTCAGAGTGAGCaccctcagcagcagcaggggagatgaggatgaggatgaggatgctTGGGTGGAGAGGGCAGAGTTGGCCGGGGTGACACGGTGAGACGGCTCAGGGCTTTTGTTGGGGGAACATCTGAGGTTGTGTGATATATTctctttgttccttttttgGAATTTGTGTCACCGTTACGATCCTGGGATAGGTTTATGAAGACAGAGCTCGATGACAAGTGATGCACAGTCTTTGGACAGCTTttttataacataaaaaaaacaataataaaagaaatgtgtgtgtgttttaaaccaTATGTTTTGGATCAAATTCGACGTGTTTggatattttattaaatgaggAAAATGACCTTTAATGACATTCTTTCACCCTggaatttgatgactttttctCAAGTTACCCAAAATACGTAAgaatggaaacattttttaagatttgAGATTTTCACACAAATGCTGTTTTGGTTCAAATAACCTGCAGGCTATTTACTGAAAAGATTTTTTAATCAAGAATAGGAAGGACGGGGACTTTCCAAACATTCTCACGGTTGCATATTTTTTCATTGAGACATGAggacacaggaggaggaagaggaggaggaggaggaggaggaggaggaggaggaagaggaggaccaTGACATTGCTTGTGTTTCCACGGCATTGctgctttttctgcttttgacCTTTAAGGTATCAGATATAGTTGAAACAGTGAAAGAGTAAAACTGTGTAtcatcacagagagagagatacagagacgCTCAACTGAACCTGCTTCTGTCATGTCTACAAAATAAAATCTTATACAGTGTAGCCAAAATACTAGCCTGGCTGTACACTTGTTTCTCCTTTTACAAGTGATGTAAATCCTGCTCTTAACTTTAATTAAAGGgcagattcacaatttttcaagtgagtcttaaaccagcagtcaggtgtccatattaacaatgaaagaggttttcctctctgtactcattcctcctgttcataatgactattaaaagatctcatTCTAATGTgatttcaatggaagtgatggaggactaaatccacagtgtgtccacgcAGTCATTTAatagtagatgtgaagcttctattcatcttcagcagtctgagttagtcatatcaagtgatatctgacacatttacagtctttttagcatcaaattacgtctgtgtgtttccctgttgagctgtggtggaagtatagtgacaaaaagaggaactttggcactaaaaacactgtaacgttgaaacatagaagacttgatttgactcatttggacaactGACGCTTCatatgcagatacattttttaaaaatacattttttgcacaggaggaggactatTGATTTTCTCccctatttattttaattttatttatttacatagtcAAAAGAAattctaatagtcagtatgaacaggaagaatgattacaacaagaaaactgcatctgactgttgtttttagacagccttgaacaattgtgaacaTGTCCTTTAAGGGTTAATAAGCTATTAATGGTAAATAGGGTATTTAAttgtggttcaaaatgtggtataTATATAGATCACCTATGAGTGGAAGTGTGGGCTGGGTGAAAAATGAGCCACTTTTTAGGCTACTATAAAGACACTGAAAGTGAACAGTGTGTAAATGGAAACTGTCTTTAAATCTGAatcccagtgtgtgtgcacttatTAACAGGATGCATGAAGGTTTTGTGCAGAGCTACTGCAAAAAGGGTTTGGTTTCTGTTTTGACACCATTAACCATGCTGACTCATAGTGAGATCCCTTTTTGTaatttacacatacagtatgcatgcCAGCAGAGCGATGGTAAGACTGGGTGTGATTCTGTAGCAGGGCAGGTCAGGAAGCTCACCATCATTGCAGACTGGGCGCTGGgaaacccccctccccccaaccacacacacaaacacccgtACCCCACCAAAACCGATATTCGGGGTTATTAGTAAGTGCAATGAACGATTCTGTCCTGCAGCAAATGAAAAGTCAAGACTCAAATCTGTGATGTCATACTGATCTACAGCACCGAGcttctcatttttttttggcagtgaaTAGAAGGCTGACTTTGTGAATCggaaatgaaattattaaattattgcCGGAAAAGTCATCCTGAATTCTGTCACGGTGACCTTTTCTACCTTCTTACAATTTATTCTCTGCCGCTGAGTTTTTACATCACAAATTCAGATTAAGGGGACAGGGCTAAATCTCCAGTTTCCGGCAAAGTGGgcgatatatatattttatactctctctctctctctctctctctgtctctcctggAGCTTCATATTTTAAGGCTACATTTCACTTTCTGCTGTCGTTTGAGTCATATAGCTCTGCTGGTACCGCAAAAGGCCAAGAAAAGTAAgattaaatgcttttttattcccttttttaAGGCTGATTAACAGAGCTTGTGCTATGACTTGACAAGctgttttatcttcttcttACTTGGCCCGAATGGGGCGATCATCATTGAAAATCAGGCCCTATTCACTCCAAATTACACAGAAGAAATACCCAGCATCCTTTTTGGAACAGGGCTTAGATGAATGTTAAAGGAAGATCATTCTGGAGGATGTAATTTATTATTCTAGCGTGAACATAAATGCAACAGTTACAACAATTTGTTTTCAAACTGAAGCCTGTTGTTTTATAGGTGTTATGTGGTGGCAGTGGGTTGACTATGTGAAAGTGCTTACATCACCACTGGATGTCAATGTGATCCCAGAAGCCTTTTTTTGGTTCACCATCACCAACCCACTAGAGGTTTTGGGTGTCTGCCTTGGTGTTCCATGAAGCTCTTGGCAGCAGTAGAGAGTCAGTGGATCTGTTATCACAGAGTGGGGATGCATTCTCTGGAGTGGCAGCTGGGCTTTTTTGGGGTCTTACCAATAATCACAGGAAACGGCAATCAATTTAGTGAAGTGATGTTACAAAGAGTGGAAGTCAGACTCATACTGAAATCACATTATAAAGCTGCATTCAGTGAGTTTCTTCAGCACTTGGGGAGCACAACAAGCTGTGAAGGgattatacaaacacacacatttatataaatactatatagtcatattatcaccttatatGTTGAGCTTCACCAAACTACCAAAAGATATCAGAGAAGCCAGCTGGCTAAATATTATTAAGAGAGTATTGtaatttacttgattttatacattgtttttattctattttttattttcaatcttatatcacattaatgtttttatttatttccttgtttgttctatgctccttttatgtccctttaatgtgaagcacttggtatATGTAATTGCTGTTGTTATAAAGTACTTTGAGCTGctaaaggtgctatacaaataatattttttattaacgTTGTTTACAGTAGTACctcatccagcagacacaaccaaattagcattcatttaaaattgtatttctaTCCATCCAGTGAATTTTAAGTTCATTATTCTGATTTGGTCTCCTATAActcctaaaataaaaaataaaaaagatatatataataaaatacctTTATTTTCTGATAGCATTGGAATCTTTGACATTAGACATGTGCTGAAGGCTTCCTCCATTTGTTTCtccatctccttttttttttttttttttacaatataagcttcatattcatttatatagACAAAGGCTACACAGACGTCGAAGGGGACAAGAATAAACAATGAACTCTATATCACAACCAAACCATGACATCAACAAAGATTTAAATCAAGAAACTATTTACAACCAAACTAACTGTCAAACCATAAAAAACTCAACTTAAAGTCCCAAAATCATTCAAATGACCTGGATCCCAAAAAGGCCACGCTCAAGGGTAATAATACAAGCAGCCCAGAGAGGTATAACTCCAACTTCAAGTGTAGGAACTCTGTGGAGCAACTTTCTAATCATTATCATCCACAGCTGCCCTACATTCCAACACCATGAATCACACTGTGGTTTTTGGAATTAATGTAAAGTATAGGTATGAAGACTCTACTGTATGTCTTGGGATTGTATTTGACTTTAATAACATCTGTTTAAAATTTGAATGAAATATTTGAAGAGCAGAATTTCTTAGTAGTGGTTTTCTGGATGATTTCCTTCATGCTGAGTTTTCAATTTTGATTTGTGTTCTTCTTCACTAGGCTGATGGACGTTTCATACATTGTCTAAagctaccccccccccctgttttaaaaatgaataataattagCGTCTGATGTGGTTTCCCCACAAAAAGTTCAACCATGTggttaaacatttttcaaattacATCTGCTCTTCAAAAATACAACATCTGATATGTAAATAGTGTTCACTTCAAAAGTTGAACTGCTGGATGCAAATGTCTCCTACTTTACTTCTcggtgtacagtatgtgcaccaGAGGCTTCAAGTTGTGTAAGCAGTGTGTCTGGCTTCCAGacaagctgtgatgtcacaaattatgCTCTTAGGTGCATCAAACTTAAACTCAGATCTAAGTTGAGCCCAGAGAAGTGTTCTCCCATCAGTAGATGAGCCTTTAGTGTCGAACTCTGCACGTTACATcaatctgcacagtgaagctcaaacattcaagtaagagaaaaagaaatcatttttgagtggagggggactttaagaaATTCCCAAATTGTACTAGCCCCTATCCAATAAGTTCATACTGGATAAATGATggtttatgggtcaatgatggtttttttgtgtccatgtggtttagtttaaatttaaagggttaaaatgtgaaaataaacgtatgaataacttgcacacattctttttttgtggactcagcatcaaatttctgcttttaatccattttgagagaatatattagagcagtggtctccaaccctgctcctggagagctactgccctgcatgttttaggtatctcctcactctaactcgttatcaagcagctgaggctcgtcaaagggcttgataacgagttgattattagaatcaggtgtgttagagtgaggagatacctaaaacatgcagggcagtagctctccaggagcagggttggagaccactgtattagaggattatggcaaaaatgtctaagtggtgtaaccataaaaaactttgtaccaaataattcaacttgcttaaaaacagtaaattgtcaataaaacaccatatcaactagtttggcatgatcttacattataacttgttatattaaataaaggtaatggaatacaattgttgtaaatattacatttcatctggtaaccatggagatcaggaaacatttacatgttttaaatgaagtcattattagtataagtccacttaaatacactgttggtgataaaatatgtaatatttatcattcttttgtggttacaccatttgacattttcaggagcattcagtcttacttttggtaaaaaaatggtgcaaatgtcatttcaaatgatataaaaccaacaaaaatactaaatgtacattttaacaaacctgatgctgcttttaaaatgattttgtaagatatttttgaattgataatcttgccaacccttatttgtcactgatgCATGAACTGTATATCAATAGATTTTCTGTCTAAGGCAGAAATGTTATACTGATTTCAATGTTCAAAGtcaaatatgtttgtatttcAAGTACACAGCCACTGAGCGGCCGAGCTGTCACATATTTAATACATGCCTTCCTTCAAATCACCTTTCCTGAGTGCTAATTTGGCTCGGTACACTCGATGACCGCGACGGAATGTTTAATATTGTTTGATGCATGATTTAGAAAGCTGATTTATTACAGCAGAGGTATCATTTAGCCCAGTGTTAGTGTGACACTTCTATTAAATCCTCATGCTTTGAGTATATACACACCGTGGGGCTAGT harbors:
- the LOC133978974 gene encoding lysosomal membrane ascorbate-dependent ferrireductase CYB561A3 isoform X1, with protein sequence MQPVIGPSSPSCSSTSDCFPLGHLNTAECGSETRAEQKKDEVRANNTPAGLSRMRSVVSFYLCYLLCLGLGLACVVCVCLWNSQWRNGFAWDGSALQFNWHPVLMVTGLVVLYGIGAVVYRIPLTWGNNKLPWKLLHAALMLLSLILSVVGLCAVFDFHNAKNIPNLYSLHSWIGIAAVALFAMQWAVGMAGFLLPCSPISLRKLLKPIHVWMGGSILWLSIAACISGINEKLFFVLKGDSSGTQPYSKLPPEALLANTLGVLIVAFGLIVLKILSNSKWQRPDSRPEDMSYSPLLQEENE
- the LOC133978974 gene encoding lysosomal membrane ascorbate-dependent ferrireductase CYB561A3 isoform X2, which gives rise to MRSVVSFYLCYLLCLGLGLACVVCVCLWNSQWRNGFAWDGSALQFNWHPVLMVTGLVVLYGIGAVVYRIPLTWGNNKLPWKLLHAALMLLSLILSVVGLCAVFDFHNAKNIPNLYSLHSWIGIAAVALFAMQWAVGMAGFLLPCSPISLRKLLKPIHVWMGGSILWLSIAACISGINEKLFFVLKGDSSGTQPYSKLPPEALLANTLGVLIVAFGLIVLKILSNSKWQRPDSRPEDMSYSPLLQEENE